TTGAAATGAAAAATTAAGAGGAAACAGCTTATCTAAACAATTAAATTGATGCTTTAAAAAGACATTTATACGTGCAAGTCCGTGTATAACTGGGAGCTAACTTGAGAAGATAAAAGCTCAGAAGGGCTTAATATTACAAACTtgattatatgaaaataatttcAGTGTATTTAAGGAGATTTACTGTTAAAGAACAGatttataccgtatttttcagagtataagacacaccggaatataagatgcaccttagtttggggggaggaaaatagggaaaagaatctgcttaccaggtattcatctagctagcgtctttagtctggtcaacttcagcacattattttatcccctgattaaggtcttttaaaaaaaattattctgagagagtaacaatgaaagtgtttgtaagctggtaagagctgggaacatcattagcacctggttaaggctggaaagaaacatttggacaagttagaccaatgggggggggaaacctgcaaagatttagggcttggaaaacattcttcgcagagagtaacaatgaaagagcctgcaaggtaagagctgggaagatcgttagcagctagttagggctggaaaaaacctcctacattcagagtataagacgcacccaaattatcagcctcttttaggaaggaaaaaagtgtgtcttatacactgaaaaatacggtaattgtttTATGGCTTTATGGATTTGTAAGTATAATAATATTCTCTGAATAACAGAAATTAGTAATAAGTTTTAGTTTCTAGAATTCTCAATTCATGGGACAGCACCAAAAGTATGAATgtctcttccttcccccccccctctcatacACACAATTGTATTATCCAGTGCTGTGCATGTGCATCCTCCCTTTCAGACAAATGGGAAGgatataataagaattatatatagAAGTGTATAAACAATGCCTCTTAAATAATACTGCAGATACATTGCAATCCAATTTCTTAGCCACCAAGGAGcacttaaaaataataaactaGCTCATTGTTGCAGAAAAAATCAGGAGAGTAAGAATAACACGGAGAAACTGAAAACCTCCAACTTCAAGGCAAGCAAAAAGAAAATCCTAAACTTTAAGTTTTTTGACACCACAAAGATAGAAATTGCAGACAGTGCAATCTTTACTCCTGGTGATTGTAATCCtagctattaaaaaaaacaggaataGCAATAATACGTGTATTTCATACGACACTTTGTTAAACCAAGCTTTCAGttatgaaagtaaaaaaaaaaaggttttccttACCTGCATGTTCTCCCTCAGGTCAGTTGCTTCTCTCAATGGGTGTACTGCTAGCTTAAAGATATCATCTATAATCTTAAGGCTTGTGTTCCTCAGCATAGTATAGTCCCTAGTTTTCCTTCCCATTCTAGAGGTCAGGCTACGCTTTTGGGGCTTCCCTCCACCGCTCCGGTTAGTTATTGCAATGTGTACAAAAAGTGTAACGTGCTCCATGATGTCCCCTACGAAGGAGCGCAGAGGTATGTGCCGATAGCCTGACTGTAAACATTCCAAGGGGATCGTATATTGGCCGATAAATTCATCACCGATATAATCATCATCCAAGACTACAAAACGAATCATTGCAAGCTCTGGCAAGTTGATCTCAAACTCAAAACTCTCGTCAAAAATAGGATTATCACTGTTCTGCTGAACCGTTTTAGTCCTCTGCTCTGTACAATCTGCGGGGATGCCATGGATTTCTAGGCAGACATAAGGATCTATGACGTCCCCTTTGGCACAGGCTCCTTTGGGCTTTGGAAAGTTTTGTCCACTGATGATTTTGACGTGTAAAACCTGTGGGGAAGCCCCTGGGACGATGCCTTTTGTGTTTGCACTGAAGTAAGACACTTCTTCTCGCATAACAGACGGCCGAAGGACGTAACCACACCCTCCATTCTGTAGAAACCATCCAGTATGTAAATCCATCATTGGCCCAGGCGTTTGATAATTCATTGCCACTACCTGGCAACCACAGTTCCAAAAGTCTTGTGGGTTTACATTACTGGAATCTATTCTCATGGCACTTGGATATATTCGAGACAGAAATCTCTTGTTGTAATTGACAAAGTCCTCTGAACATTCGTTTGCAATTTTACTGGCTTCTCCTTCACTGAAGGAACACACTTCCCAATAATTCTGATTTTTCATTGAGTCCTCAAAATCCTTGAATTGGACTGATTTACATATAGTCACAAGATCCGAAAGCTCTTTGCATAGCCAGGACATTTTTTGGTCCCCTAAATTTTCTTCAGACTTTTTCCGAGATATTTCagcttcttcatcttcatctgtGACTTCCCCTTCTAATAAATCCTTACCATAAAGCAGTTTCtttcctttgataataatcttcaTTTTCAGTTTCTCTGGAGATGGCAGATACATTTCTGATGGTAGAGGTGCATCTATGTAGAGTTTGGTCCCAAAAGTCTTCTTCATTTGTTCAGCCATAATTTTCTGCTGCTGTATGGAGCAGTGGTTTTGCAAGCAGAGAATAAGAGGATACTCTGAAGAAACAAAGGCCAATTTGTTGATTACTTCAATTACATATTTAAAGGACAAAGATGATGCCCTATTATTACAGTTACAAATGATGGGCTCATTATCTGGCCCATCACAAACATCCAATTCGATACTTCTACAGCCCATCTTCAGTGCCCTGATATAGCCATTGATATCTGCTGGCCCTCGGACCTGGTCTTCTATCAGATAGGTATTGTGAGATGAGTTAATATAATAGTGTGATATAGACTGGGTCATGTCTTGAACAACTTTTATATGTGTGGTATCAAAAATGTCACATTCTGGAGACAACAAATATTGTGTAAATCCATCGACTGCAAGGAAACCTTtcaactgcccttcttgtgaaaaTTCATATCTACGAATGATATCAAGGCAAATGTCCTCCGTGACATCTGCAACTCCTTGCTCGGCTTCTAAAAAAAGCATGAGGTCCTTGGCATCTACATACTCTTTGTTTTTAGAGATTTGCACTAGCAAAAAATAAACTTCAGATCTTGTACAAAGCTCTGTGTATGCTTCACAAAATTCTTCTGTTGTTACGTGAGTTGTTAGTTTCTCTTTGCTCCTTTGAATCTCCTTAAATTTCAATCTGATTTTGGACTCTTTTAAGGCCGGGttcatctgttttattaattctaCAACTGTGTCCTCCAACATAATCCCATTGCCTTCAACATCTGCAGCTTCAAATACAGATGTAAGCCAAGCAAACCGTGGAGTGTTTTGACTACTCTCTATCAAATCCAAACATTGCTTCGTACGAGAAACTAGGTACTGTAAACCTGACACCCAAATGTTGGCCACATCTGCAGAATTGGCAACTAAGTCTAAAGAATCGTAATTTTCCCCATGAATTATGGAGAAGGCACAGTCTTCAGAAATCTGATCTGCAAGTCCATTGTTTCTGAACGTTTCTGTGTTCTTCCCTAACCTGATTTCTTTAATTGCAGAAATATCAAGTTTGGCCTTCTCGGAATCCTTTTTAGAAGGTTCCCAGCGAAGTGCCTGCAAATCAGGGTCAAGAGTAAAAAATCTATTATAAATACGAGAGTTCAGCCGGACTTTCTTCAGTTCACAACCAGCTTGCATGAAGCTAATGCAGTCACTTGCGCTACTTATTTTCTTTTCCGAGGGCATGCTGCTGAAGGAGACTGTTTTCTTGCGTCCACATTTTGAAGGGTCCTgtcaaggaaaaggaaaagaaagtcaGTGCTTTCAAGTCACATGACAAACTATAAATGAAATGCAAAATATAATGGTGACAATTGTAGTAAACAAAAAAcccacgatttgagtattgcccacaagatcatatgctgcaatgtcctaccggtcaatgactacttcagcttcaaccgcaacaacacaagagcacgcaacagattcaaacttaatacaaaccgctccaaacttgactgtaaaaaatatgatttcaacaatcgagttatcgaagcgtggaactcattaccggactcaattgtgtcaacccctaacccccaacatttctcccttagactctccacgattgaccgctccagattcctaagaggtatggggcgtacataagtgcactggtgtgcctactgtcccctgtccaattgtctttcctttctctcacttatcatatatattctctttctttcatataccctctcctctaagttcactttacccttatatatattactacatgtctatttttcttcctatgtatttgtgtattggacaaatgaataaataaaaataaataaaattttaaaaaatcatggtgGCAACTGGCATATAAATTACAATTCATGTTTATGCTAAGCATTCTACTGTACTATAATCATTACTGTGGTATCATATAAGTAGTCCTCAGGTTATGTGGTTGCATGTTTTAGCAACAGCAATCCCATTCAGTCCCGGCTGTCATAATAACCCCAAATCATTAAGTGGAAAGAAGCAGTAGCTCCAGATAAAGTGAAATGGAGGGGAAGGCCAGG
This genomic window from Erythrolamprus reginae isolate rEryReg1 chromosome 1, rEryReg1.hap1, whole genome shotgun sequence contains:
- the PLCL1 gene encoding inactive phospholipase C-like protein 1 isoform X1 — encoded protein: MAQGSGNREPPSVIAPKGEEDGEMSSEPGALEMSAASLGKRRERRSGVLLAGAGSTGTVAERFASTLATDTDSGLLEAARATPRRSSIIKDPSKCGRKKTVSFSSMPSEKKISSASDCISFMQAGCELKKVRLNSRIYNRFFTLDPDLQALRWEPSKKDSEKAKLDISAIKEIRLGKNTETFRNNGLADQISEDCAFSIIHGENYDSLDLVANSADVANIWVSGLQYLVSRTKQCLDLIESSQNTPRFAWLTSVFEAADVEGNGIMLEDTVVELIKQMNPALKESKIRLKFKEIQRSKEKLTTHVTTEEFCEAYTELCTRSEVYFLLVQISKNKEYVDAKDLMLFLEAEQGVADVTEDICLDIIRRYEFSQEGQLKGFLAVDGFTQYLLSPECDIFDTTHIKVVQDMTQSISHYYINSSHNTYLIEDQVRGPADINGYIRALKMGCRSIELDVCDGPDNEPIICNCNNRASSLSFKYVIEVINKLAFVSSEYPLILCLQNHCSIQQQKIMAEQMKKTFGTKLYIDAPLPSEMYLPSPEKLKMKIIIKGKKLLYGKDLLEGEVTDEDEEAEISRKKSEENLGDQKMSWLCKELSDLVTICKSVQFKDFEDSMKNQNYWEVCSFSEGEASKIANECSEDFVNYNKRFLSRIYPSAMRIDSSNVNPQDFWNCGCQVVAMNYQTPGPMMDLHTGWFLQNGGCGYVLRPSVMREEVSYFSANTKGIVPGASPQVLHVKIISGQNFPKPKGACAKGDVIDPYVCLEIHGIPADCTEQRTKTVQQNSDNPIFDESFEFEINLPELAMIRFVVLDDDYIGDEFIGQYTIPLECLQSGYRHIPLRSFVGDIMEHVTLFVHIAITNRSGGGKPQKRSLTSRMGRKTRDYTMLRNTSLKIIDDIFKLAVHPLREATDLRENMQNSILSVKELCGLPPITSLKQCILTLATRLVNSDNVPSVVLCMKDNFPYLEPLGTLTDLQKKVLAAYDQMIQESKLLVETADTVYDKIIQCQKAGMELHEELHNLGTKEGLKGRKLSKAIESFAWNITVLKGQRDLLRNAKNEAIENMKQIQLACLSCGLSKSGSGNADAKAKRGPEPIEKKETSSENARL
- the PLCL1 gene encoding inactive phospholipase C-like protein 1 isoform X2; its protein translation is MPSEKKISSASDCISFMQAGCELKKVRLNSRIYNRFFTLDPDLQALRWEPSKKDSEKAKLDISAIKEIRLGKNTETFRNNGLADQISEDCAFSIIHGENYDSLDLVANSADVANIWVSGLQYLVSRTKQCLDLIESSQNTPRFAWLTSVFEAADVEGNGIMLEDTVVELIKQMNPALKESKIRLKFKEIQRSKEKLTTHVTTEEFCEAYTELCTRSEVYFLLVQISKNKEYVDAKDLMLFLEAEQGVADVTEDICLDIIRRYEFSQEGQLKGFLAVDGFTQYLLSPECDIFDTTHIKVVQDMTQSISHYYINSSHNTYLIEDQVRGPADINGYIRALKMGCRSIELDVCDGPDNEPIICNCNNRASSLSFKYVIEVINKLAFVSSEYPLILCLQNHCSIQQQKIMAEQMKKTFGTKLYIDAPLPSEMYLPSPEKLKMKIIIKGKKLLYGKDLLEGEVTDEDEEAEISRKKSEENLGDQKMSWLCKELSDLVTICKSVQFKDFEDSMKNQNYWEVCSFSEGEASKIANECSEDFVNYNKRFLSRIYPSAMRIDSSNVNPQDFWNCGCQVVAMNYQTPGPMMDLHTGWFLQNGGCGYVLRPSVMREEVSYFSANTKGIVPGASPQVLHVKIISGQNFPKPKGACAKGDVIDPYVCLEIHGIPADCTEQRTKTVQQNSDNPIFDESFEFEINLPELAMIRFVVLDDDYIGDEFIGQYTIPLECLQSGYRHIPLRSFVGDIMEHVTLFVHIAITNRSGGGKPQKRSLTSRMGRKTRDYTMLRNTSLKIIDDIFKLAVHPLREATDLRENMQNSILSVKELCGLPPITSLKQCILTLATRLVNSDNVPSVVLCMKDNFPYLEPLGTLTDLQKKVLAAYDQMIQESKLLVETADTVYDKIIQCQKAGMELHEELHNLGTKEGLKGRKLSKAIESFAWNITVLKGQRDLLRNAKNEAIENMKQIQLACLSCGLSKSGSGNADAKAKRGPEPIEKKETSSENARL